A region of Deinococcus detaillensis DNA encodes the following proteins:
- a CDS encoding trypco2 family protein: MSNSAVSVLEFVGSVQKTIAQDFERENDSNNNVLIVQQIDIELKTVLGEAVKGGVEWKLITLEGNYSNAQTQTLSLSWERKTHQASFTKAVNDMEYALITGLDALRIGAAEWAQLSGLLPYQSRGGKLVFEVSVDEEGNLAIGNFGGSVNTERMHTVTLTLAPLS, encoded by the coding sequence ATGTCCAATAGCGCAGTATCGGTGCTGGAGTTTGTAGGGTCAGTTCAAAAAACCATTGCCCAAGATTTCGAACGGGAGAACGACAGTAATAATAATGTGCTGATCGTCCAGCAGATAGATATTGAGCTAAAAACCGTACTGGGCGAAGCAGTAAAGGGTGGCGTTGAATGGAAGCTCATCACGCTAGAAGGCAATTACAGTAACGCTCAAACACAAACGCTTTCGCTCTCTTGGGAACGCAAAACTCACCAAGCCAGTTTCACGAAAGCTGTGAATGACATGGAATATGCACTGATCACTGGACTGGACGCGCTCCGCATCGGCGCGGCAGAGTGGGCGCAGCTCTCTGGTTTGCTTCCCTATCAATCTCGCGGCGGTAAGCTGGTCTTTGAGGTCAGTGTCGATGAAGAAGGTAATTTGGCAATAGGAAATTTTGGTGGATCAGTAAATACAGAAAGGATGCATACAGTGACGCTCACCCTCGCGCCTTTGAGTTGA